The Solidesulfovibrio fructosivorans JJ] DNA segment GAGCGGACCGGGACCGCGACGGGCTTTTCAAGCTGGCCGACGGGGGCACGCTTTTTCTCGACGAGATCGGCGAGCTCTCTCCCGGCATCCAGAAAACGTTTCTGCGCGTGCTCCAGGACGGCCGCTTCCGGCCCGTGGGCTCCAAAAACGAGCTGCAAAGCGATTTCCGGCTGGTGGCCGCCACCAACCGGGACCTCGGCGTCATGGCCGCCGGGGGAATGTTCCGCGAGGACCTGCTCTACCGGCTGCGCACCATCGTCATCACCCTGCCCCCGCTTCGAAACCGCGTGGAAGACGTCAAGCCCCTGGCCATCCACTACATGAACCGGCTGTGCGAACGCTACCGCCTGCCGACCAAGGGCTTTGCCGAGGAATTTTTCCAGGCCCTGGCCGCCTACAGCTGGCCGGGCAACGTGCGGGAACTGTGCAGCACCATGGAGCGGGCGCTCTTGCAGCATCGCACCGAGCCGGTGCTCTATCCCAAGCACCTGCCCGACGAGATCCGCATCCAGGTGCTCAACGCCGGAGGCGCGGCCGAAACGAACGGGCAGGCCCACCAGGAAGAATCGCAAGCGCCGGCCGTGCCGCCCTGGAAGGAGTATCGCCGCCAAGCCCTGGACGCGGCCGAGCAAAGCTATCTGCAAGACCTGCTGACCGCCGCCGGCGGCAACGTGGCCCGGGCCTCGCGTTTAAGCGGCCTGTCACCTTCGCGCCTCTACGACCTTTTCCGCAAGTACAATCTGCCGACCCGGGCCTAGCCGCGTCCCTTCCCGCCCGGCTCAATCCATTTCGATGCAGTCGTGGGGGCAGATGCCCATGGCCCGCTCGATGTCTTCCGCCGGCGCTTCGGCCAGAAGGACGACAGGCTTTTCGGCCTCCTCGTCCATTTCGAACAATTCCGGGACCATGGCGGCGCAAGCGCCGCAACCGTTACAGCAGACGGGGTTGACGCTGTAGCCGTGCGGGGACGTGTCCATGGGGAGTACCTCGGTTTCAGTGGCGCGATGCGGGTTTTCCATCTATGCTCACGGCAGATTTCGCCAAATCGGGGGCTTGCGGGCTGGCATGCGATGCAACAAATGCGGGGCCAATATCCCCGACAACCAACGTTTCTGTCCGGTCTGCGGACACAAGCTCCAGTCCGGGCACCAATCCGGCGCGCTTGAGCCGGACGGGTCCGAAGACACCGGCGGCGCGGCCCGGGGAAACGGCACCTCCCGGCTGCTCGATTTCCAGGGTTGGGCCAGGACCGGCAGGGGGCTTGGCCGCTACATCGAGGCCTGCGCCTACGGGACCCTGCTCGTGGCCGGCGTGGCCTGGTATGTCTACTCGGGCATGTTCTGGCCGCTCTATCCCATACTGGCGATCTGCGCCCTGGCGGCCTGGCTGCGCCGACTGTAACCCGGCCCGCCCGAAAAACACAGCCTCCCTCCACGCCCGCCCCATGCCTTCGAGCGCGCTTCAGGCGCGACGCGTCTTACGTTTCCTCTGGCTCACCAAGCAGTCCAGCCGCCGTCCACCTGCAGTCTGGCTCCCGTGACGTACCCGGAGGCCGGAGCCAGGAAAAACAGCATGGGACCGACGAAATCAGAAGGCCTGCCCATGCGGCCAAGCGGTGTTTGGGCGATGTAGCGCCGCTGGAACGCGGTGTGCTGGTGGGTGTCGTCCGCCACGCCGCCCGGGCTTATGCAGTTCACCCGGATGTTCCAGGGCGCCAGATAGGTGGCCAGGTATTTGGTGAAGGTATGGATGCCGCCCTTGATGAGCGGATAGGCTCCGGCACAGGTCATGTCCGTGCCCTCGTAAATGGGGAAATGCGGCCCCACCTCGCCGTAAATGGAGCCCATGTTGACGATGGCCCCGCGTCGCTGGCCTTTCATGTATTCGGCGGCGCTTTGGCAGCAAAGGAAAAAGCCGCCGGCGTGGTCGCACAAATTCTTGTACAGGCTTTCGGGCGTGACGTCCTCGAATTTGGCCTGCCAGTCGGCGGTGCGCGGCCAGGCGTTGTTGATGAGGGCGTCGAGCCGGCCGTATTTTTCCCAGAGCGCCCGGAAAAACGCCTTGACGGACTCCGGGGCGGCCACATCCAGGGGCAGGCAGACGGGACGCGCGATGTCTTCGGGATAGCTGTTGGTCGCAAGCTGGGCCTTGAAACGGTCGGTATCGCGCACGCCGACCACGAGCTGGCAGCCGCTTTGCGGAAGCTGTTTGACCACTTCCCGGCCGATGAGCCCGCTGCCCCCGGTGAGAACGACGACCTGGTCCCGCAACGAAAAAAGATCCGTGATCATGCCCATGGCTTTGCCCCGAGGTGATACGCGAGGATGGGATAGTCGCAACGCGCGTGACACATGAAATCGTCGGGAAACTCACCGGTTATCTGCGCCATTCTGAACTGTCTCATTTCGCGGTTGTTCCAGATTCCCGCCAGGGGGGCGTCGTTGACGTTGCCGAAGATGTGGGAGCCGTTGATGTCCTGGGTACAGGGCACCACGGAGCCGTCCGCCAACACGGTCAGGGATGTCCAGGGGTACTCGCAGTACTGGGCGCAGTAGTGGCTCTTGTTTTCGCCCCGGCTTTTATCCGTTTCGCCTTTGCGCTGCAGCAGCCATTTATTGTCAACGGTTTTGACGTAGGCATAGACGCCTTTGTCCCGCCAAAGCTCCAGGAAACGGGCGGCTTGGGACGTCTGGCCGAACTCGCCGCAGAAATCGAGCATCGTCATGACGATAACGGTTGAAGCGCCCTTGCGTTTCTTGAGTTCGAGCACCTTGAGGATGTTTTCATACGAACGGCTGAAATCGGCGGGACCGCCACGGATCCGCCGGGCTTCGGCGTCGTCGAGGCTATCCATGGCGAACTTGATGTAGCCAATGCCCGCGTCGAAAAGCTCTTCGATGAAATCCAGCTCTATATTGCAGGGGTTGCACGAAAAATAACTGGGTATGGAACGCTGGCTGAGCAAGGCCACGCGTTGGGGCAGCAGCGGGTCCAGCAAGGGTTCGCCAAAGCCGTGCAACGTGACGGACTGCGAGACGATGTCGAAGTAAAAGGTGTTTTCCGTCGTCTCCGCCCCCGTGAGGAGACGACGCTCCACAAAAGCGCGCCACTGGGCCTTTTCGGCGTCGCTCATGGGCGATAGCTGATCCGCCACCCGGGAAAACGTCTTCATGTCCATGTGCCGCGGTTTGCGCGTCATATCGGTGGTCCGCTGGCACATCACGCAGCGCATATTGCAATAGCTTGTGGTCTCGATATTGAAGACGCATGGCCTTGGGGAAAGACAGGCATTCAGCTTTTCATAGATGTCCGTGGCGGCCGTCCCGACATGGCGTCCCTTGAGGATCTCCCGCTTCAGATCGTAACTGTTCATGAAAAAACGGGTATCATACATAAAAAAACATCCCTTCCCCGGCGCGGAGGCGGGTTACGTCATCCGGCGCCGCCGCCTCCAAGGAGGTGCAAGCAGCAGCCGGGAGCATCCCCGTGCGGGCCCGCATGAACGGTTCGGCCCGAAACGGCGTACGGCGCGTGACAGAGGCCATGCTTTGGCCGCCGGGCCGCCGCGTGGGGCAGAGGCCATCTTGCGGCAAGCCCCGCACAGCCACTCGTGTGGCGTTCTCTAAAAAATAATTATTTAAATATATTATTCTCAAAATTCGTATGCACGAATTTCGAGAACGCGACACTAGGGGCTGCCGCAGCAGCGGGCCACCGTGGTCTTGGAACAGGGCAAGGGGTCCACGACCACGGTGATGCAACCGGCGGCCATGTCGCGCACGACGCGGCCCGAGGACATGCGGCCATGCCAGACGCGGCTGGAAAAAATCGCCATATCGCCGTTCATCTGGACGTAGAACTCCGCGAATCCCTTGGCGAAAAACGAATTGAAAATATAGACGCCCTCGCGCACGCCGATAAACTCGTAATTTTGCGGGTTCTTGCAGGTCAAAATGGCCAGCGCCTGCCGGAAGGCGCAGGCCAGCACCGCCTCTTCGTTGAACGCCGCGGCCGGGCGCACGGCCCCCGCAACGCCAAGGAACGCCAGCAAGAGCGCCGTCACCGCCAGCCGTTTCATGCGCGCCTCCCAAGCGAATTTTCGTAAAACGCCCTCGAAAAGACGTACTCTTCAAGGGACGCAACGCGTACCGCCCTTTCCCGGTTCCCATCGGCACCGGCCCGTTTTCCTTTAGTGGCCGACACAGCCCGCACGGTCTCCTTGTCGCCCAATCGTCTCCCCGGGTCTACCCCACGGTAACGACAACCATGGATAACGCCGGAAAACTCTGGAGGCTTTATCATGAAGTCAGGACTCGATCGCAGAAAATTTCTCGAGCTTGGCGCGGCCGCCTGCGGCATGCTCGCCGTTGCCGGCGCATTTCCCCAAAAGGCCGGGGCCCAGGCCCCGGCCCAGCCTGTCGCCCTGGACGCCTGCCTGGCCATGTCCCCCCTGGCCATGGCCGAAAGCTCGGCCATTGTCGACCGGGACTGGAAATACCTGGGCGAAGTGGCAGCGTCCATCAAGGACCCGGCCGTGCGGCAAAAGGTGCGGGCCATTCTCGACAACCCCGCCCCCACCCTGGCCGATCGCCTGGCCGATCCCAAAACCCGGACCTCGGTCCACCAGGAACTGGAGGCCAAAGGCTTCCTCAAGGGCCAGACCGTGGCCGGCATGCTGCCCCCGGTCGCCGATCCGTCCAAGGCCGCGCAGCCCTTCAAGAGCGCCCCGGGCAGCGGCTACACCAGCCACCACGCCTTTCCCGGCGGCCTGGTCGTGCACACCGCCGGCAACATGCGCAATACGCTCGGCATCCACGACGGCTACGTGAAAAACTACGGTCTGACCCTCGACCGGGACACGACGGTGGTGTCGCAGATGCTCCACGACCTGCACAAGCCCTGGGTCTTCGTCTGGGCCGAGGACGGGGCGTCCCGCAAGGAGCAATCCCTGGCCGGCACGGGCGAACACCACGTGCTTTCCGTGGCCGAATCCATCGTGCGCGGCCTGCCGCCGCAAATGGTGGTGGCCCAGGCCTGCGCCCACAACCATCCCGGCGACGCCAAGGACGAGGCCGACGTGGTGGGCTGGATCACGGCGGCGGCGATCCTGGCCGGCGTGGACCCGGTCAAGGCCGGGCTGCTCGGCCCGGACGGCAAGACGCTGCCCGTGCCCCGTCGCATGGAAGGATTCGTGTGCCACCTGGGCGACCACGACTGGGTGCTGACCGTGCCGGCGGGCAAATGGACGACCGCCGCCCTCGGCCAACTGGCCAAGGAACGCTACGGCATCGCGGACGCCGACTCCAAGGCTTTCAACCAGTTTCGCAACTACGTGTTCGCCCACGGCACCATGATGGGACTCTACGCGGCCTACAGCGCCTCGGGCAAAGACGCCCTGGCCGACGCCGTGGCCGCCATCGTCAAGCCGGTGTGAGGGATGCGAAGAAGCCGGGGGGAAACCTTTCTTGCAGAAAGGTTCTCCCCCCGGACCCCCTTTCCAAAGACTTTTAACGATAACAGTCCGTCACCGTTAGAAGTTTTTGGGAGGGGAGAGCGCGAGAGGGGGACCCTTTTTTCAAAAAGGGTCCCCCTCTCGCACACGCTTCCCATCCTCCTCCTTCTCCCCCCCCGCCTCCGATTGGTGCGCTTGCAGCCGGTTGTTGACGGCCGTGCTGACGGCGTCGAGCAACGGCGAGGCGATGCGGTCCCGGTGCATGACACGCGAGAACACCCGCTCGAAGGCGACGTCCGCGATGGGGACGGCGAAAAGCTCGCCCGAGGCCAGTTCCCGGGCCACCACCAGGGGCGACAGGCAGGCCAGGGTGTCGGGATTTTCGAGCACCGCCTTGATGGAATCGTTGTTGTCGAATTCGAGGAACAGTTCGGGCCGCAGATCCAGGGGAAAAAGGCGGGACAGAAAGGTTTCCCGCGTGCCCGAACCCTGTTCGCGCATGAGCCACCGCCGGCCCATGAGTCTGGCCATGGGCTGGGGACCGGCGGCGGCCAGATGGCGGTCGGAAGTGACCACCACCAGCCGTTCCCGCAAAAGCGGCGCGGCGCGGACGAGCAGGCTGCGCACGTCGCCTTCCACGAATCCGATATCCAGGCTTCCGGCCTCGATGTGCTGGACGATGTCGGCGGTGTTGCCCGACTCGCAGGTGATGGCGACGTGCTCGTAGCGCGTCTGGAAGTCATAGAGGATCTGCGGCAGCACATAATCGGCCAGGGTGGTGGACGCGCCGACGCGGACATGTCCGGCCATGCTGTCGCGGGCTACGTAGCCGAAGATATCGGTGAGCTGGGAAAAAAGCGGCGCCAGCCGGCTTTCGAGCAGCCGTCCCTTCTCGTTGAGGCGGATGCCCCGGCCGATGCGGTCGAAAAGCGTCACGCCGAGTTCCGCCTCGAAATCGCGCAGGGCGCTCGACACGGCGGCCTGGGACACGAAGAGCCGCGCCGCGACGTCGCGCATGTGCGGCGTCGCGGCCAAGGCCAAAAAAATTTCCAGATGTCGTAGCGTCATGGCGGATTCGATAAGATTTGCTTGTCAAAAGAACAAGCATTATCCGTTTGAATGGGTCCGACCGGCGCAGTAGACAGGCTTCGTCCGAAGTAACGCATGGAAACAGGAGCCTGTCGCCGTATGCAATCCACGTCCGCCGTCTTCAATGAAAAAACCGTCCATCTTTTAAACGGCCTTCTCTTTGTGGCGTTATTCGCCAGCACCGCCTGGCAACTGTCGCAATGGGGCTATGTCGCATCACTGGGGCTCAGTCCGCTTATCGTCGGCATCGCCTTGGGCATAAGTTACGGCAACACCCTGCGGGGGCATCTGCCGGCCAACTGGCTGCCGGGCGTGCTCTACTCGTCGCGGGGGCTTTTGCGCGCGGCCATCGTGCTCTACGGATTCCGCCTCACCTTCCAGGACCTGGCCAGGGTGGGTCTGGACGGGTTCGCCGTGGGCGCGATCATGCTCACCACCACTTTTCTCGGCGGCACGCTGCTCGGGACCAAGGTTTTCGGCATGCCGCGCCGGCTGGCCATGCTGACGGCGGC contains these protein-coding regions:
- a CDS encoding sigma-54-dependent transcriptional regulator: MAHILLIDDDAILKETIGALMRRLGHAFTWAGSLDEGRRALVHGRFDVVLLDLRLPDGYGLDIMAELRTAPGAPEIIIVTGQEDPEGAALAIKSGAWDYIQKPLTPNRVTLPLTRALEYRAQKAARRPRAVLKREAIIGVGPAMEACLDMVAQAADSDASVLVTGETGTGKELFARAIHVNSPRGNNNFVVVDCAALPETLVESVLFGHVKGAFTGADRDRDGLFKLADGGTLFLDEIGELSPGIQKTFLRVLQDGRFRPVGSKNELQSDFRLVAATNRDLGVMAAGGMFREDLLYRLRTIVITLPPLRNRVEDVKPLAIHYMNRLCERYRLPTKGFAEEFFQALAAYSWPGNVRELCSTMERALLQHRTEPVLYPKHLPDEIRIQVLNAGGAAETNGQAHQEESQAPAVPPWKEYRRQALDAAEQSYLQDLLTAAGGNVARASRLSGLSPSRLYDLFRKYNLPTRA
- a CDS encoding ferredoxin, translated to MDTSPHGYSVNPVCCNGCGACAAMVPELFEMDEEAEKPVVLLAEAPAEDIERAMGICPHDCIEMD
- a CDS encoding zinc-ribbon domain-containing protein, with the translated sequence MRCNKCGANIPDNQRFCPVCGHKLQSGHQSGALEPDGSEDTGGAARGNGTSRLLDFQGWARTGRGLGRYIEACAYGTLLVAGVAWYVYSGMFWPLYPILAICALAAWLRRL
- a CDS encoding SDR family oxidoreductase, whose protein sequence is MGMITDLFSLRDQVVVLTGGSGLIGREVVKQLPQSGCQLVVGVRDTDRFKAQLATNSYPEDIARPVCLPLDVAAPESVKAFFRALWEKYGRLDALINNAWPRTADWQAKFEDVTPESLYKNLCDHAGGFFLCCQSAAEYMKGQRRGAIVNMGSIYGEVGPHFPIYEGTDMTCAGAYPLIKGGIHTFTKYLATYLAPWNIRVNCISPGGVADDTHQHTAFQRRYIAQTPLGRMGRPSDFVGPMLFFLAPASGYVTGARLQVDGGWTAW
- a CDS encoding SPASM domain-containing protein, translating into MYDTRFFMNSYDLKREILKGRHVGTAATDIYEKLNACLSPRPCVFNIETTSYCNMRCVMCQRTTDMTRKPRHMDMKTFSRVADQLSPMSDAEKAQWRAFVERRLLTGAETTENTFYFDIVSQSVTLHGFGEPLLDPLLPQRVALLSQRSIPSYFSCNPCNIELDFIEELFDAGIGYIKFAMDSLDDAEARRIRGGPADFSRSYENILKVLELKKRKGASTVIVMTMLDFCGEFGQTSQAARFLELWRDKGVYAYVKTVDNKWLLQRKGETDKSRGENKSHYCAQYCEYPWTSLTVLADGSVVPCTQDINGSHIFGNVNDAPLAGIWNNREMRQFRMAQITGEFPDDFMCHARCDYPILAYHLGAKPWA
- a CDS encoding twin-arginine translocation signal domain-containing protein, with the protein product MKSGLDRRKFLELGAAACGMLAVAGAFPQKAGAQAPAQPVALDACLAMSPLAMAESSAIVDRDWKYLGEVAASIKDPAVRQKVRAILDNPAPTLADRLADPKTRTSVHQELEAKGFLKGQTVAGMLPPVADPSKAAQPFKSAPGSGYTSHHAFPGGLVVHTAGNMRNTLGIHDGYVKNYGLTLDRDTTVVSQMLHDLHKPWVFVWAEDGASRKEQSLAGTGEHHVLSVAESIVRGLPPQMVVAQACAHNHPGDAKDEADVVGWITAAAILAGVDPVKAGLLGPDGKTLPVPRRMEGFVCHLGDHDWVLTVPAGKWTTAALGQLAKERYGIADADSKAFNQFRNYVFAHGTMMGLYAAYSASGKDALADAVAAIVKPV
- a CDS encoding LysR substrate-binding domain-containing protein; the protein is MTLRHLEIFLALAATPHMRDVAARLFVSQAAVSSALRDFEAELGVTLFDRIGRGIRLNEKGRLLESRLAPLFSQLTDIFGYVARDSMAGHVRVGASTTLADYVLPQILYDFQTRYEHVAITCESGNTADIVQHIEAGSLDIGFVEGDVRSLLVRAAPLLRERLVVVTSDRHLAAAGPQPMARLMGRRWLMREQGSGTRETFLSRLFPLDLRPELFLEFDNNDSIKAVLENPDTLACLSPLVVARELASGELFAVPIADVAFERVFSRVMHRDRIASPLLDAVSTAVNNRLQAHQSEAGGEKEEDGKRVREGDPF